A window of the Penaeus monodon isolate SGIC_2016 chromosome 11, NSTDA_Pmon_1, whole genome shotgun sequence genome harbors these coding sequences:
- the LOC119578388 gene encoding protein glass-like produces the protein MGSLGGPLPSMGSSGYSSPISSSLGGSLGGPLLPPPPSMSPFSYQQGQTLPSMMGGMSAGGCYTSGGYQDATYASSAPPHMFPAMSVNVSMNMTMGVSNVNMGYSPDPSLQHQWPASCASQQVTSVSPISGMGYPQPSAPGIVSPLPVPYSGSCSQGYSVGSYSWAGDLRSEHPPMPSLDRDLCLRSPPLRPRPGSPGAPYPNSTPPGGQLSPTLSALRRRPSSVGMSGITSSLDVTKPMMSDGLKPNLCRICGKTYARPSTLKTHLRTHSGEKPYRCNECNKSFSQAANLTAHVRTHSGEKPFRCPICDRRFSQSSSVTTHMRTHSGERPYRCRMCKKAFSDSSTLTKHLRIHSGEKPYQCKLCLLRFSQSGNLNRHMRVHSQTS, from the exons ATGGGCTCCCTAGGGGGGCCTCTGCCGTCCATGGGGTCTTCGGGATACTCTAGTCCTATAAGCAGTTCCTTAGGCGGATCCCTCGGGGGTCCTCTCCTGCCGCCGCCTCCGTCGATGTCTCCTTTCTCGTACCAGCAAGGCCAG acGTTACCGAGTATGATGGGCGGCATGAGCGCGGGCGGCTGCTACACGTCCGGCGGCTACCAGGACGCCACCTACGCCTCGTCAGCGCCCCCGCACATGTTCCCCGCCATGAGTGTGAATGTGTCCATGAACATGACCATGGGCGTGTCCAATGTGAACATGGGGTACTCGCCCGACCCGTCGCTCCAGCACCAG TGGCCGGCGAGTTGCGCGAGTCAGCAGGTGACCTCCGTGTCCCCGATCAGCGGCATGGGATACCCACAGCCCTCGGCTCCGGGTATAGTTAGCCCTCTACCCGTACCATATAG TGGGTCTTGCAGCCAAGGTTACAGCGTGGGTTCTTACTCGTGGGCGGGTGACCTTCGCTCCGAGCACCCGCCCATGCCGAGTCTGGACCGTGACCTCTGTCTCAGGTCACCGCCGCTGCGACCTCGCCCGGGATCGCCTGGTGCGCCATACCCCAACTCCACACCACCCG GCGGCCAACTCTCCCCGACCCTGAGCGCCCTCCGCAGGCGTCCCAGCTCCGTGGGGATGTCCGGCATCACCAGCTCCCTGGACGTAACCAAACCCATGATGAGTGACGGTCTTAAACCCAACCTGTGTCGCATCTGCGGCAAGACGTACGCCCGGCCGTCGACACTGAAAACGCACCTCAGAACACACAGCGGCGAGAAACCATACAG GTGTAACGAGTGCAACAAATCCTTCAGCCAAGCGGCCAACCTGACGGCGCACGTAAGGACACACAGCGGCGAGAAGCCCTTCCGGTGTCCCATCTGCGACCGCCGTTTCTCCCAGTCGTCTTCGGTCAccacgcacatgcgcacgcactCCGGCGAACGTCCCTACCGCTGCAGGATGTGCAAAAAAGCTTTCAGCGACTCATCCACTCTCACCAAACACCTGAGGATCCACTCCGGGGAAAAGCCCTACCAGTGTAAATTGTGTTTATTGCGGTTTAGTCAATCCGGGAACTTGAATCGCCACATGCGCGTCCACTCACAAACTTCCTGA